One part of the Cyclobacteriaceae bacterium genome encodes these proteins:
- a CDS encoding tetratricopeptide repeat protein, which produces MAKEFRKREDEGNELIRRFEDHLRKKKTEFFDLDAYEEIIDFYMLRSKHQKALSAVNLAIDQYPYSIELIVIKAQVLSHLEEYDEALELLDYAENLQPNDSEILFTKGSIFSVRAKYTEAIDCYERALNFTDDKDEVYYNIGLAWQNLEKFEQAIEAYKNAIEYNLGHEGALYELAYCLDVTGQLESSVSYYKKFIDEDPYSAAAWYNLGIVYNKLGMFNDALNAYDYAITVDDTFASAFFNMGNTYMNTGEFTKALESFKKTVELEGPSAEVYCSIGAAYESLEQYDLGLKYFQKATKLDNMYDEAWFGAGACLEKQEKWYQALHFYNKALKLHVENPEYWKAIAHAEFKVGNIVSSLDAYEESSKLDPQDKEIWLNWSFIYYEQGDYEKAIEVLARGFDEIAADAELFYRMTVYMIEAGHFKEAFNYLENALILDFDAHASLYEFFPQLETQKALFKIIEQFRKENK; this is translated from the coding sequence ATGGCGAAAGAATTCCGCAAACGAGAGGATGAAGGCAATGAGCTGATCAGACGTTTTGAAGACCACCTACGAAAAAAGAAAACCGAATTTTTTGATCTGGATGCTTACGAAGAAATTATCGACTTCTACATGCTGCGTTCCAAGCATCAAAAAGCATTAAGTGCCGTTAACCTCGCCATCGACCAATACCCTTACTCCATTGAACTGATCGTAATAAAGGCACAAGTGCTGTCGCACCTGGAGGAGTACGATGAAGCCCTGGAACTGCTCGACTATGCCGAAAATCTTCAGCCAAACGATTCAGAGATTTTATTTACAAAAGGTTCCATCTTTTCGGTACGCGCGAAATACACTGAGGCTATCGATTGTTATGAACGTGCCCTGAACTTTACCGATGACAAAGATGAAGTTTATTATAACATTGGCCTGGCATGGCAAAATTTAGAGAAGTTTGAACAGGCTATTGAAGCCTATAAAAACGCGATTGAATACAACCTCGGCCATGAAGGCGCGCTTTATGAGCTGGCTTATTGCCTGGATGTGACCGGGCAGTTAGAAAGCAGCGTATCGTACTACAAAAAATTTATTGATGAAGACCCATACTCAGCAGCCGCCTGGTATAATTTAGGAATCGTATACAACAAACTGGGAATGTTTAACGATGCACTAAACGCATACGATTATGCTATTACCGTTGATGATACGTTTGCTTCCGCTTTCTTCAACATGGGCAACACGTACATGAACACTGGCGAATTCACCAAAGCACTGGAATCTTTCAAAAAAACAGTTGAACTGGAAGGCCCCAGCGCTGAAGTGTATTGTTCCATTGGCGCAGCCTATGAAAGCCTTGAGCAATATGATCTTGGCTTAAAATATTTTCAAAAAGCAACCAAGCTCGACAATATGTACGATGAAGCATGGTTTGGAGCGGGTGCCTGTCTTGAAAAACAGGAGAAGTGGTACCAGGCACTTCACTTCTACAACAAAGCACTGAAACTTCACGTTGAAAACCCGGAATACTGGAAAGCCATTGCCCATGCAGAGTTTAAAGTTGGCAACATCGTATCCAGTTTAGATGCATACGAAGAATCAAGCAAGCTTGATCCGCAAGACAAAGAAATCTGGTTGAACTGGTCGTTTATTTATTACGAACAAGGCGATTACGAGAAAGCCATTGAAGTATTGGCCAGGGGATTTGACGAGATTGCTGCCGATGCCGAATTGTTTTACCGGATGACCGTTTACATGATAGAGGCCGGCCATTTTAAGGAAGCCTTCAATTATTTAGAAAATGCATTAATTTTGGACTTTGATGCACACGCCTCCCTGTACGAGTTTTTCCCCCAACTCGAAACCCAAAAGGCGTTGTTCAAAATTATAGAGCAGTTTAGAAAAGAAAACAAGTAA
- a CDS encoding NAD-dependent epimerase/dehydratase family protein, whose product MIAVTGANGLLGSFVVRKLIETQTSFVALKRKNSDTTLLNDVAEKITWRDTDILDPESLQECLNDITGVIHCAAKVSFNPRDEEKLLQVNVEGTRHIVNACLALGIKRLAHVSSVAALGRQKDQTLIDESNLWKDSPFNTAYGVSKYKAELEVFRGQEEGLSTVIINPSVILAPGDWEKSSAKLFKYAWKERPFYTDGSLNYVDVRDAASIIYQLYFSTIESERFIASGGTTTIKAFFDKLCGLLQKKAPGIKLSKRTLQVVARLELWRSYVTGSAPLITQETARLADTFFSYNNKKVINKLGFQFQTIDKTLHWCAEFYRKQTELKN is encoded by the coding sequence ATGATTGCGGTTACCGGAGCCAATGGTTTGCTTGGAAGTTTTGTTGTTCGGAAACTTATTGAAACACAAACATCTTTTGTTGCCCTAAAGCGAAAAAACAGCGATACCACATTGCTCAACGATGTGGCCGAAAAAATTACCTGGCGTGATACCGACATTCTCGATCCAGAATCATTGCAGGAATGCCTTAATGATATAACCGGAGTTATACATTGTGCCGCAAAGGTATCCTTCAATCCGCGCGATGAAGAAAAATTATTGCAGGTAAATGTGGAAGGAACACGACATATCGTAAATGCCTGCTTAGCACTGGGCATAAAGCGTCTGGCACATGTTAGCTCTGTGGCAGCATTAGGCCGTCAGAAAGACCAAACCCTGATTGACGAATCCAACCTTTGGAAAGATAGCCCATTTAATACTGCCTACGGGGTATCAAAGTATAAGGCAGAACTTGAAGTTTTTCGTGGGCAAGAAGAAGGCCTGAGTACAGTTATAATAAATCCCTCGGTTATACTCGCGCCAGGCGACTGGGAAAAAAGCAGTGCCAAACTTTTTAAGTATGCCTGGAAAGAGCGCCCGTTTTACACGGATGGCTCACTGAATTATGTTGATGTTCGTGATGCAGCATCCATTATCTATCAACTCTATTTTTCAACCATTGAAAGCGAGCGCTTCATTGCCAGTGGCGGAACAACCACCATTAAAGCATTCTTCGATAAACTTTGCGGGTTATTGCAAAAAAAGGCACCGGGAATCAAGCTTTCAAAACGAACCCTTCAGGTAGTGGCCCGATTGGAATTATGGCGATCGTATGTAACAGGTTCTGCCCCGCTGATCACCCAGGAAACCGCACGATTAGCCGATACTTTTTTTAGCTACAACAATAAAAAAGTGATAAATAAGCTCGGATTCCAGTTTCAAACGATTGACAAAACCCTGCACTGGTGCGCGGAATTTTATAGAAAACAAACGGAATTAAAAAATTAA
- a CDS encoding capsular biosynthesis protein yields MLNWFRKKTPGTNNPILVDIHSHLLPGLDDGVKTFEESLDIIERFVALGYHKLITTPHVISDSYRNTTEGILEKRDALNNYLKTRNITIEIEAAAEYYLDEDFVRKISADEQLLTFGRNYLLFETNFMTEPLNLKEFIFLASTKGYKLVLAHPERYLFLQNDFNKAEDLINRGVLFQLNTSSFTGHYSKEAQRTAQKLVDRGWVHFLGSDCHMQQHVTLLQQVQANRYYQKALTLPLLNNTL; encoded by the coding sequence GTGCTTAACTGGTTCAGAAAAAAAACACCCGGCACAAACAACCCCATCCTGGTAGATATACACTCACACCTTCTTCCGGGGCTTGACGATGGCGTAAAAACCTTTGAAGAGTCATTGGATATTATTGAACGATTTGTGGCTCTGGGATATCATAAATTAATCACTACCCCTCATGTAATAAGCGACAGCTACCGGAACACCACAGAAGGCATATTGGAAAAACGCGATGCGTTAAATAATTATCTGAAAACGAGAAATATTACAATTGAGATAGAAGCCGCTGCCGAATACTACCTGGATGAGGACTTCGTCAGAAAAATATCAGCCGATGAACAACTGCTGACATTTGGCCGCAACTATCTGTTGTTTGAAACAAACTTCATGACCGAGCCCCTAAACCTGAAAGAGTTTATTTTCTTAGCCTCCACAAAGGGGTATAAGCTTGTGCTGGCACATCCGGAGCGATATCTATTTCTTCAAAACGATTTTAATAAAGCCGAGGACTTGATTAACCGTGGGGTTTTATTTCAACTTAATACATCTTCATTCACCGGGCATTATTCAAAAGAGGCACAACGCACAGCGCAGAAACTTGTTGATCGAGGCTGGGTACACTTTCTGGGCAGCGACTGCCACATGCAACAGCACGTAACCTTACTGCAACAAGTGCAGGCGAACCGATACTACCAAAAAGCATTAACTTTACCACTCTTGAATAACACCCTATAA
- a CDS encoding polysaccharide biosynthesis tyrosine autokinase, translating to MQQFENNNIASDTIDFNKLKIIVRQHWLGIVLIFLLTNLTAYLIVRYTKDLYESESEIKLDIKQDASELGISDFIPERQKINMISGEIETIQSKLFLSQVIDSLKLHVGYFSIGQFLNTELYTSSPIAVHYKLSNPLYYNVPIAIEPQADNGYELNLGKSGKTATGKFSDTLQLEGLKLFIEKKPGIEFYPENSYSFIIYSRDVLLDFISKNLTVEPLKLEANTIRVSFKDNNPHKARDLVNGIDSLYLAFSHEQKNRANKQKIDWLSNELNAIEKQMESYETYFENFTLANKTNDLESDLKKTIESIHKIDSQRFEVNKRIGELNQLMEALTNREFFIEVTQRTIFPEYLNKNLEKLQELYFEMDRMKLSYNENTFAFKQKQNEIETLRNKAFSQLTDLKTSLLKKQQELSQAKSKLENDFASMPDKNTQFTKKQRFYKLYEEFYLTLMQSKSQFEIAQAGSTPDFKILSTANLPTNPISPNRPLIFGIGFMAGFVLNIFFVGLLYLANNKIISLYEIERLQVPLLGAIPTMRKSNGTGLYIQDHPKSMVSEAMRTLRTNLDFFNIHSTKKVIAVSSTVSGEGKSFIALNLGGVMALSRKRVLLLDLDMRKPKTNEFFKDVDKSKGISTILIRKNTWEECIVNSSVSNFDFIPSGPHPPNPSELLLNGEFSQLLTELQKHYDYIIMDTPPVGIVTDGIMAMKHADITLYIFRANYSKKDFIDNLNRIIRVNKFQNITSILNAVPSTSETAYGYGYYEEQKTNWVTSILKRGA from the coding sequence GTGCAGCAATTCGAAAACAATAATATAGCATCAGACACAATCGATTTTAACAAGCTTAAGATCATTGTAAGGCAGCATTGGCTGGGTATTGTGTTAATTTTTCTACTTACCAACCTCACGGCATATCTGATTGTACGGTATACCAAAGATCTATACGAGTCTGAATCAGAAATTAAACTGGACATAAAGCAAGATGCCTCAGAGCTTGGCATCAGCGACTTTATTCCGGAGCGGCAAAAAATAAATATGATATCGGGAGAGATTGAAACCATTCAATCCAAACTCTTCCTCAGTCAGGTAATTGATTCACTGAAACTTCATGTAGGGTACTTTAGCATAGGGCAATTTTTAAACACCGAATTATACACCTCCTCCCCCATTGCCGTACACTACAAGCTCAGTAACCCTTTATATTATAACGTACCTATTGCTATTGAGCCCCAGGCCGATAATGGATATGAATTGAACTTGGGCAAGTCAGGAAAAACAGCAACCGGCAAATTTTCAGATACCTTGCAACTCGAAGGCCTGAAACTTTTCATAGAAAAAAAGCCTGGAATAGAATTTTACCCTGAAAATTCATATTCGTTTATTATCTACAGCCGTGATGTTCTGCTGGATTTCATTTCTAAAAACCTGACTGTTGAACCCCTAAAGCTGGAGGCCAACACCATCCGGGTTTCCTTTAAAGATAATAATCCCCATAAAGCCCGTGACCTTGTTAATGGCATCGATTCACTTTACCTGGCATTCAGCCATGAGCAAAAAAACCGCGCCAACAAACAAAAGATCGATTGGTTAAGCAATGAACTAAATGCTATTGAAAAGCAAATGGAGTCCTATGAGACCTACTTCGAAAATTTTACCCTTGCAAACAAAACAAATGACCTGGAAAGCGACCTGAAAAAAACTATTGAGTCGATCCACAAAATCGATTCGCAACGCTTTGAAGTGAACAAACGAATTGGCGAGCTTAATCAACTTATGGAGGCCCTGACAAACCGCGAGTTCTTTATTGAAGTGACCCAACGAACCATATTTCCTGAATACCTGAATAAAAACCTGGAAAAATTGCAGGAATTATATTTTGAAATGGATCGGATGAAACTTTCTTATAATGAAAACACATTCGCCTTTAAGCAAAAGCAAAACGAAATTGAAACGCTTCGAAACAAAGCATTTTCACAGTTAACAGATCTTAAAACCAGCCTGCTTAAAAAGCAACAAGAACTTAGTCAGGCTAAAAGCAAACTCGAAAATGACTTTGCTTCCATGCCCGATAAAAACACCCAATTCACCAAAAAGCAAAGGTTTTACAAGTTGTACGAAGAGTTTTATTTAACCCTGATGCAAAGCAAATCGCAATTTGAAATTGCCCAGGCAGGAAGTACACCCGACTTTAAAATCCTTTCAACGGCTAACCTGCCCACCAATCCAATTTCGCCCAACCGACCTCTCATTTTTGGAATTGGGTTTATGGCAGGTTTTGTGCTCAACATATTCTTTGTTGGTTTACTCTACCTGGCCAATAATAAAATCATAAGCCTGTATGAAATAGAACGGTTGCAAGTGCCGCTGCTCGGTGCCATCCCCACGATGCGCAAAAGCAACGGCACAGGTCTTTATATTCAAGACCATCCTAAATCAATGGTTAGCGAAGCTATGCGAACCCTTCGCACAAACCTTGATTTTTTCAACATCCACTCAACCAAAAAAGTAATTGCCGTATCCTCAACCGTATCGGGTGAAGGAAAGTCATTTATTGCGTTGAACCTCGGAGGTGTAATGGCCCTTTCTCGAAAAAGGGTTTTATTGCTTGACCTGGACATGCGCAAACCAAAAACAAATGAATTTTTTAAAGACGTTGACAAGAGCAAAGGGATAAGTACCATTCTGATTCGAAAAAACACTTGGGAAGAGTGTATTGTGAACTCATCAGTTTCAAACTTCGATTTTATTCCCTCAGGCCCGCACCCACCGAACCCATCAGAACTTCTTTTGAATGGAGAGTTCTCGCAACTGCTCACCGAATTGCAAAAGCATTACGACTACATTATTATGGACACCCCACCGGTTGGCATCGTTACCGATGGCATTATGGCCATGAAGCATGCCGATATTACCTTGTATATTTTCCGCGCCAATTACTCGAAGAAGGATTTTATCGACAACCTCAACCGCATTATTCGTGTCAATAAGTTCCAAAATATCACATCCATACTCAACGCAGTTCCCTCTACGTCCGAAACAGCCTATGGGTATGGCTATTACGAGGAACAAAAAACAAATTGGGTAACATCAATTTTAAAACGCGGTGCTTAA
- a CDS encoding polysaccharide biosynthesis/export family protein, translated as MKYYLFFSSQLVLALMLFSACASYKQNIMFKVDDPGAYQQKAKETEKNYVIQRNDRLKFRVYTSNGELIIDPDLKLLKEIPPQVASTRPDPEYLVDVAGVAKFPMVGELKVEGLTIRQTEAILQKEYERYYTNPFVVLQYLNKRVIVLGAPGGQVIPLINENVTLVEILAAATGLNNESKANNIRILRGDQVFVADMSTIEGYRQGNMIMQPGDIIYVEPVRRPASEALRDYGPLLSIIASLTTLAVVLSTR; from the coding sequence TTGAAGTATTATCTTTTTTTTTCAAGTCAACTGGTGCTGGCATTAATGCTGTTTAGCGCATGCGCTTCGTACAAGCAAAACATTATGTTTAAGGTTGACGACCCCGGTGCATACCAGCAAAAAGCAAAGGAAACTGAGAAGAACTACGTTATTCAACGGAACGACCGTTTGAAATTTCGGGTTTACACCAGCAATGGTGAGTTGATCATCGATCCTGACCTTAAGTTATTAAAAGAAATCCCGCCCCAGGTAGCCTCCACACGCCCCGACCCGGAATACCTTGTCGATGTAGCGGGGGTTGCCAAGTTCCCTATGGTGGGTGAACTGAAGGTTGAGGGGTTAACCATCCGGCAGACGGAGGCGATTCTTCAAAAAGAGTACGAACGTTACTACACTAACCCATTTGTTGTATTGCAATACCTGAACAAGAGGGTTATTGTACTGGGCGCCCCAGGGGGGCAGGTAATTCCCCTGATAAACGAAAATGTGACCTTGGTTGAAATACTGGCTGCAGCCACCGGGCTAAATAATGAATCAAAAGCAAATAACATACGAATACTGAGGGGCGACCAGGTGTTTGTGGCTGATATGAGTACCATTGAAGGATACAGGCAAGGAAATATGATCATGCAACCTGGTGATATTATTTATGTTGAACCTGTGCGCAGGCCGGCCAGTGAGGCCCTGCGCGATTATGGGCCGTTATTAAGTATTATTGCAAGCCTTACAACATTGGCAGTTGTACTTAGTACACGCTAA
- the rfbC gene encoding dTDP-4-dehydrorhamnose 3,5-epimerase, producing MQVVKTSIKDLLEITPAVYRDDRGWFMEFYKEDAFLPAGITYRFTQENLSFSKKGVVRGLHFQLAPYEQAKLVSVLTGKVLDVVVDLRRGSETFGQVYTCMLDSEKRNMLMVPEGFAHGFAALEDSLFLYKTSNAYNRESECGIVWNDPTLAIDWPIDNPVLSDKDRKLPTFNELLGKSLISRD from the coding sequence ATGCAGGTCGTTAAAACAAGCATTAAAGATTTATTGGAGATTACACCGGCTGTCTATCGTGACGACCGCGGGTGGTTTATGGAATTCTATAAGGAAGATGCCTTTCTACCTGCCGGTATAACCTATAGGTTCACCCAAGAAAATCTATCCTTCTCCAAAAAAGGTGTTGTTCGGGGCTTGCATTTTCAGCTTGCTCCTTATGAGCAGGCAAAACTCGTTTCCGTGTTAACAGGAAAAGTACTTGATGTAGTGGTAGACCTACGAAGAGGTTCCGAAACGTTTGGACAAGTTTATACCTGTATGCTTGATTCCGAAAAACGGAATATGCTTATGGTGCCCGAAGGATTTGCGCATGGCTTTGCCGCCCTGGAAGATTCCCTTTTTCTTTACAAAACTTCAAACGCATACAATCGCGAATCAGAATGTGGCATTGTGTGGAACGATCCAACGTTAGCCATTGATTGGCCTATCGATAATCCCGTACTATCAGATAAAGACAGGAAGCTCCCTACGTTTAATGAGTTGTTGGGAAAATCGTTAATTTCACGGGATTAA
- a CDS encoding glycosyltransferase family 4 protein — protein MKVAIVLNTSWNIVNFRLSLIKSLQNLGHEIHTIAPVDPYTETLKELGCIHHPLKMDSRGANPIKDFALIFELYSIYRSIRPDVVLHYTIKPNVYGTLAAALLRIPAVNNVCGLGTVFLKKGPLSIIAKFLYRSSFRFARKVFFQNPDDLELFLNKKLVPENAVDLIPGSGIDLKKFASVPYTRNSKFTFLLISRLITDKGIMEYIEAVRKLKRQGLDARFQVLGAMDPEHKRGISRDVVQSWINTGTIEYLGTTDDVRQFITKADCIVLPSYREGTPRTLLEAASSSKPIIATNVPGCTQVVEHGVNGLLCNLKDADDLAEKMRTLTLLDDNQLMTYGANGRKKMEAEFDEALVINKYLQTLNELEAAPSHAGR, from the coding sequence ATGAAAGTTGCCATTGTACTGAACACCTCCTGGAATATTGTCAATTTCCGGCTAAGCCTGATAAAATCGCTCCAGAACCTTGGCCACGAAATACACACCATTGCACCTGTTGACCCGTACACTGAAACCTTAAAGGAATTGGGTTGCATCCACCATCCGTTGAAAATGGATAGCCGTGGTGCAAATCCTATTAAAGATTTTGCCCTGATTTTCGAGCTATACTCCATATACAGGAGTATCCGTCCGGATGTTGTTCTCCATTATACAATTAAGCCAAATGTGTATGGGACTTTAGCCGCTGCATTGTTACGCATACCTGCAGTAAACAATGTTTGCGGGCTGGGGACTGTTTTCCTGAAAAAAGGACCTCTTTCGATAATCGCGAAGTTTTTATATCGTTCAAGTTTTCGTTTTGCCCGCAAAGTATTTTTTCAAAACCCGGATGACCTTGAACTTTTTTTAAATAAGAAATTAGTACCTGAAAATGCCGTGGACCTGATACCCGGTTCAGGCATTGACTTAAAGAAATTCGCGTCTGTTCCTTATACGCGCAATTCAAAATTTACCTTCTTACTGATCTCACGACTGATTACTGACAAGGGGATTATGGAGTACATTGAGGCGGTAAGAAAACTTAAAAGGCAGGGGCTTGATGCAAGGTTCCAGGTGCTTGGTGCTATGGATCCTGAACACAAAAGGGGTATTAGCCGCGATGTAGTCCAATCGTGGATTAATACAGGTACGATTGAATATCTCGGTACAACGGATGATGTGCGTCAATTTATCACAAAAGCTGATTGTATTGTTTTACCCTCATACCGTGAAGGCACACCTCGTACTTTGCTTGAAGCTGCCAGTTCTTCAAAGCCCATTATTGCCACTAATGTTCCTGGATGCACCCAGGTAGTGGAGCATGGCGTAAACGGATTATTGTGTAACCTGAAAGACGCTGACGACCTGGCTGAGAAAATGCGCACGCTCACCTTGCTGGATGACAATCAACTGATGACCTACGGGGCGAACGGCAGAAAGAAAATGGAAGCTGAATTTGATGAGGCACTCGTTATCAACAAATACCTGCAGACACTAAACGAATTAGAAGCAGCACCTTCCCATGCAGGTCGTTAA
- the hflX gene encoding GTPase HflX, giving the protein MEKKLKHTAVLLALGDARQPEITTEHLDELAFLAETAGIHTVKRMVQNLKTPDPRTFIGKGKVEELKEFVGFHKVDTVIFDDDLSPSQLRNLEKELNPKESELKVKIYDRSLLILDIFLKRAQTAQARTQVELAMNQYLLPRLTRMWTHLERQRGGTGTRGGAGEREIETDRRNIRYRISLLKDELKKIDQQRKTQRKARHNIVRVALVGYTNAGKSTLMNKLSGSGVLAENKLFATVDATVRKVTLGNIPFLLSDTVGFIRKLPHHLIESFKSTLDEVREADILLHVVDVAHPFHNNHIEVVSNTLAEIGASGIPVILVLNKVDALKEQHAQGPLNLDSMKSYYNEHGFAQVIFVSAETGENMLALKKLLFEEVKKKHLIIFPNYLKDGYAFAPFQTEEV; this is encoded by the coding sequence ATGGAAAAGAAGCTTAAGCATACTGCGGTTTTACTGGCACTTGGCGATGCCCGCCAACCTGAAATTACCACTGAGCATTTGGATGAACTGGCTTTTTTGGCTGAGACAGCGGGGATTCACACGGTGAAGCGAATGGTCCAGAACTTAAAAACGCCAGACCCACGGACATTTATAGGCAAGGGTAAAGTGGAAGAACTGAAGGAATTTGTGGGTTTTCATAAAGTTGACACGGTAATCTTTGATGATGATTTATCCCCCTCACAATTGCGTAACCTTGAAAAGGAGCTTAATCCCAAAGAAAGTGAGTTAAAGGTGAAGATTTATGACAGAAGCCTGTTGATACTGGATATTTTCCTGAAACGCGCCCAAACTGCCCAGGCCCGCACACAGGTTGAATTAGCCATGAACCAATACCTGCTTCCGCGGTTAACCCGTATGTGGACCCACCTTGAACGCCAGCGTGGGGGCACCGGAACCCGGGGTGGGGCGGGTGAACGTGAAATTGAAACTGACCGAAGGAATATTCGATACCGAATTAGTTTGTTGAAAGACGAGCTAAAAAAAATCGATCAACAACGAAAAACCCAACGTAAAGCGAGGCATAATATTGTACGGGTAGCTTTGGTTGGTTACACCAATGCTGGAAAATCAACCCTGATGAACAAACTATCAGGTTCAGGTGTGCTGGCTGAGAACAAGCTGTTTGCTACGGTTGATGCCACCGTTCGAAAAGTTACACTAGGGAATATTCCTTTTTTACTGTCAGACACGGTAGGGTTTATCCGTAAACTTCCCCATCACCTTATTGAATCATTCAAATCAACCCTGGATGAAGTACGCGAAGCAGATATCCTGCTGCACGTGGTTGATGTGGCCCATCCGTTCCACAACAATCACATTGAAGTAGTAAGCAACACCTTGGCGGAAATTGGTGCATCCGGGATTCCGGTGATCCTGGTATTGAATAAAGTAGATGCTTTGAAAGAGCAACACGCTCAGGGCCCCTTAAACCTGGACTCCATGAAAAGTTATTACAACGAGCATGGATTTGCTCAGGTAATTTTTGTTTCAGCCGAAACGGGCGAAAATATGCTGGCCTTGAAGAAATTGTTGTTTGAGGAGGTAAAAAAGAAACACCTTATCATTTTCCCAAATTACCTGAAGGACGGCTATGCGTTCGCCCCTTTTCAAACTGAGGAGGTATAA
- a CDS encoding S1/P1 nuclease — MNRLLTTVLLTALSFLSFGWGATGHRATGYIANKYLNKKAKKAIARILNGQSLAMASTWMDEIRSDSTYNYTADWHWVTIPDGMTYAQAEKNPKGDIIESIERIVAELKSKKLTPQQEVERLKWLIHLVGDIHQPLHVGRGDDRGGNDIKIMWFRADSNLHRVWDSDMIDDTRLSYTELAEALEKPSANQVQTWQRNTVREWANESMTYRKQVYDYGNARLGYQYSYKYFDIAKERLLQAGVRLAGLLNEIYG, encoded by the coding sequence ATGAATCGACTACTAACCACTGTATTGCTCACGGCCTTATCATTTTTATCCTTTGGATGGGGGGCTACCGGGCATCGTGCCACCGGCTACATTGCCAATAAGTACCTGAACAAGAAAGCAAAAAAGGCCATTGCGCGAATTCTTAACGGCCAGTCCTTGGCTATGGCCAGTACATGGATGGATGAAATCCGCTCCGACTCGACATATAACTATACAGCCGACTGGCATTGGGTTACCATACCCGATGGCATGACTTACGCACAAGCAGAAAAAAACCCAAAAGGCGATATCATTGAAAGCATTGAGCGTATTGTTGCTGAACTCAAATCTAAAAAGTTAACCCCCCAGCAAGAAGTTGAGCGGCTTAAATGGCTTATCCACCTGGTGGGCGATATTCATCAACCTTTGCATGTGGGCCGCGGTGATGACCGTGGCGGGAATGACATCAAAATTATGTGGTTTCGTGCCGATAGCAACCTGCACAGGGTTTGGGACAGTGACATGATTGACGATACACGATTAAGTTATACCGAACTTGCCGAGGCCTTGGAAAAACCTTCTGCCAACCAGGTGCAAACCTGGCAACGCAACACCGTTCGCGAGTGGGCCAATGAAAGCATGACGTACCGCAAGCAGGTATACGATTATGGAAATGCCCGGCTTGGGTACCAGTACTCCTACAAATATTTTGACATTGCCAAAGAACGGCTGCTTCAGGCAGGCGTACGGTTGGCGGGTTTGCTGAATGAGATTTACGGATAA
- a CDS encoding RMD1 family protein — protein MSQLVKLHAFLVAKQLDIKGIKNFLEIKVQADSSSELFYRLAEGKYQHYFNYGVIVFAGYTEEEMVWAIKAVQTFQRNPVTHWLRDSHEIRFEPGSEIQFEFNEVVVGSLDDKVMRITMFNLAQSVAMDYYHSVTENLLAEVKGFTQELETSGRLSLSRKAMRKFLGRALNTQNEIAENIYIFDAPELVWDDQFLDKLHLGLIRHFDLRVRFSELEYTMRIIEDNLTIFRELSHQRESSLLEWIIILLIFVEVLDMIISKLF, from the coding sequence ATGTCCCAGCTTGTTAAACTCCACGCTTTTTTAGTAGCCAAGCAGCTTGATATTAAAGGCATTAAGAATTTTCTGGAAATTAAAGTCCAGGCTGATTCTTCATCAGAATTGTTTTACCGGTTAGCCGAGGGCAAGTATCAGCACTATTTCAACTATGGTGTAATTGTTTTTGCAGGTTATACGGAAGAAGAAATGGTGTGGGCCATAAAGGCTGTGCAGACCTTTCAGCGTAATCCGGTTACCCACTGGTTGCGCGACAGCCATGAAATCCGGTTTGAGCCTGGAAGCGAAATTCAATTTGAGTTTAATGAGGTGGTAGTGGGCTCGCTTGATGATAAGGTTATGCGCATTACTATGTTCAACCTGGCCCAATCGGTTGCGATGGATTATTACCACTCCGTTACCGAAAACCTGCTGGCGGAAGTAAAGGGTTTTACGCAGGAGTTGGAAACGAGCGGCAGGTTAAGCCTGAGCCGAAAGGCCATGCGAAAGTTTTTGGGCCGGGCATTAAATACACAAAACGAAATTGCCGAGAACATCTACATTTTCGATGCACCTGAATTGGTGTGGGACGATCAGTTTCTCGATAAACTTCACCTGGGCTTAATTCGCCACTTCGATTTGCGCGTTCGTTTCAGTGAGTTGGAATACACCATGCGCATCATCGAAGATAACCTAACAATCTTCAGGGAACTTTCCCATCAACGCGAAAGCAGTTTGCTGGAGTGGATTATTATTCTGTTGATATTCGTTGAGGTATTGGATATGATCATTTCAAAACTGTTCTAA